The following coding sequences are from one Neurospora crassa OR74A linkage group I, whole genome shotgun sequence window:
- a CDS encoding mitochondrial carrier protein: MSDGSRKSGTKSTFHFVAGLGSGVLSAILLQPIDLLKTRVQQSGKHSLRAALAELRSSQQGLLPSLWRGTLPSALRTGFGSAIYFTTLNTIRENAARHLPSLAAAAPTIAAASGIVAPNANQTSSSLPKLSNTGNLLAGAVARSFAGFILMPLTVLKVRYESSFYKYTSLAGAARDIARTEGARGFFAGFGATAIRDAPYAGLYVLFYEKSKQHLSNLFPQPPQPQLSTTTTLEAAAGQDGGGRMSQSRAASINFASGVFSAIICSIISNPFDAVKTRIQLQPKKYRNMVQASRKMLAEEGVRSMMDGLALRMSRKAMSSALAWTVYEELIRRAEGAWTKRGPEEVQL, translated from the exons ATGTCCGATGGTTCCCGTAAATCGGGCACAAAGTCCA CCTTCCACTTCGTAGCTGGTCTCGGCTCCGGTGTCCTCTCCGCTATCCTTCTCCAACCCATCGACCTCCTCAAGACCCGCGTCCAGCAATCCGGCAAACACTCCCTCCGCGCCGCCCTCGCCGAGCTCCGCTCCTCCCAACAAGgcctcctcccctctctcTGGCGTGGCACCCTCCCGTCAGCTCTGCGCACCGGCTTCGGCTCCGCCATCTACTTCACGaccctcaacaccatccgCGAAAATGCCGCGCGCCATCTGCCCTCGCTCGCAGCGGCCGCGCCCACCATAGCCGCCGCATCCGGCATTGTCGCCCCCAACGCAAACCagacatcctcctccctccctaaGCTCTCCAACACAGGCAACCTCCTCGCGGGCGCCGTCGCCCGCTCCTTTGCCGGCTTCATCCTCATGCCGCTCACCGTGCTCAAGGTCCGGTACGAAAGCAGTTTCTACAAGTACACCTCTTTAGCCGGCGCGGCGCGGGATATCGCGCGAACGGAAGGGGCGCGCGGCTTCTTTGCTGGGTTCGGCGCAACCGCCATTCGCGATGCGCCGTACGCGGGACTGTATGTCTTGTTCTACGAAAAATCCAAACAACATCTCAGCAATCTTTTCCCGCagccaccacaaccacaactatccaccaccaccacccttgaGGCAGCAGCGGgacaagacggaggaggacgcATGAGCCAATCCCGCGCCGCTTCGATCAACTTTGCCTCGGGCGTCTTCTCGGCAATCATCTGCTCGATTATTTCGAACCCGTTTGATGCGGTCAAGACGAGGATCCAGCTGCAGCCGAAAAAGTACCGAAATATGGTGCAGGCTTCGAGAAAGATGTTGGCCGAGGAAGGGGTGAGGAGCATGATGGATGGACTGGCGCTCAGGATGAGCAGGAAGGCGATGAGCTCGGCGTTGGCGTGGACGGTTTATGAGGAGCTGATTAGACGGGCGGAGGGGGCGTGGACGAAGAGGGGACCGGAGGAGGTTCAGCTGTAA